Proteins encoded in a region of the Chryseobacterium piperi genome:
- a CDS encoding TolC family protein, translated as MVNNVKTALSLLIGLLPALFFSQELKQMTVNEVAELALQNHQQLKVSAQNIGIARQQTDITKLQKLPAITASTSQFYLGNAVAIDKDFSNSTNIPMPHYGSSYAVQATQLIFKGGLVNKSIELAGLREQLSELDLEKNKQDVKLLVISNYLDVYKILNQESVFQNNKKLAQERLKNIQKFYQQGMVTRNEVIRGELAIKNLDQGILTLANNRKILNYNLSIALGLPTGTEIIPIESLTNKESGIGMDYYMDLAHQSNPQMKSAKTNIDLADKNIEIIKTDQLPTIAGYGGYTLQRPVTTRNPVIDMYLGGWQAGVSLSYNIDNLYRTKEKVKLGELQKAQAGDAMTLVEQNIDMGVNAAYVKYQESIQQAEILDEAKKLAEENYKITEAKYLNQLAVQAEMIDAQNQKLQSELDYANAEINVLYQYYNLLKSTGTL; from the coding sequence ATGGTAAATAACGTAAAAACAGCACTATCACTTTTGATAGGACTACTTCCTGCGCTGTTTTTTTCACAAGAACTTAAGCAGATGACAGTGAATGAGGTAGCTGAGCTAGCTCTTCAGAATCATCAGCAGTTAAAAGTTTCAGCGCAGAATATCGGAATTGCCAGACAGCAGACTGATATTACAAAGCTTCAGAAGCTTCCAGCCATTACAGCTTCAACCAGTCAGTTCTATTTAGGGAATGCTGTGGCTATTGATAAAGATTTTTCTAATTCTACCAATATTCCGATGCCGCATTACGGTAGTTCTTATGCTGTACAGGCAACGCAACTGATTTTTAAAGGAGGTTTAGTTAATAAGTCAATTGAACTGGCGGGACTTCGGGAGCAGTTGTCAGAATTAGATCTGGAGAAAAACAAGCAAGATGTAAAATTATTGGTGATATCCAATTATTTAGATGTTTATAAAATCCTGAATCAGGAATCGGTTTTTCAGAATAATAAAAAACTGGCTCAGGAACGTCTGAAAAATATTCAGAAGTTTTATCAGCAGGGGATGGTGACAAGAAATGAAGTCATCCGTGGAGAACTGGCCATTAAAAATTTAGATCAGGGTATTTTAACTTTAGCAAACAACCGGAAAATTCTTAATTATAATTTAAGTATTGCTTTAGGGCTACCAACCGGTACGGAGATTATTCCCATTGAAAGCCTGACCAATAAAGAATCGGGTATTGGAATGGATTATTATATGGATTTGGCTCATCAAAGCAATCCGCAGATGAAATCTGCAAAAACCAATATTGATTTGGCAGATAAAAATATTGAAATCATTAAAACCGATCAGCTTCCTACTATTGCAGGGTATGGTGGTTATACGTTACAGCGCCCGGTTACTACCCGGAATCCTGTTATCGATATGTACTTGGGAGGATGGCAGGCAGGGGTCTCTCTGAGCTATAATATTGATAACCTATATAGAACCAAAGAAAAGGTAAAGCTGGGAGAGCTGCAAAAAGCACAGGCTGGGGACGCTATGACTCTGGTTGAACAGAATATTGATATGGGCGTGAATGCAGCATATGTAAAATACCAGGAATCTATCCAACAGGCAGAAATCCTTGACGAGGCAAAAAAATTAGCGGAAGAGAACTATAAAATTACAGAAGCTAAATATTTAAATCAATTAGCTGTACAAGCTGAAATGATTGATGCACAGAACCAAAAGTTGCAATCTGAACTGGATTATGCTAATGCAGAAATCAATGTATTGTATCAATACTACAATCTTTTGAAATCTACAGGAACATTATAA
- a CDS encoding helix-turn-helix domain-containing protein — protein sequence MSALEKFGVEIFTQHNIFERISAEKPFRPDNPAFIFVKTGTIKLRQHFSDLELTPNMFMVTDPQTVYEMVAVSDDFQSRMVSYKREFISALSLKFNRLIGYRYFRQQMNKGVPFQKDEMEVVWKSVNFLKYILDSPAEMMYKKEMVEHLFSVFCYQMAGIISKEDSNSMGQMSRQEEIVFIFLTDLAQHHHTERTVEFYAARQSITTRHLSSVVKSITGKSASQIIAIIVMNEAKVLLNSSKRSVSEISSILGFSDQYSFSHFFKKHLEVSPSQYRNQFER from the coding sequence ATGTCTGCCTTGGAAAAATTTGGTGTTGAAATTTTCACACAACATAATATCTTCGAAAGAATCTCTGCCGAAAAACCCTTCCGTCCTGATAATCCGGCTTTTATTTTTGTGAAAACAGGAACGATAAAATTGCGTCAGCACTTTAGCGATCTGGAACTCACTCCGAATATGTTTATGGTAACCGATCCTCAAACAGTCTACGAGATGGTAGCTGTAAGTGATGATTTTCAATCCAGGATGGTTTCTTATAAAAGAGAATTTATTTCAGCATTATCACTGAAGTTCAACCGATTGATAGGGTATCGGTATTTCAGGCAGCAAATGAATAAAGGAGTTCCTTTTCAGAAGGACGAGATGGAGGTAGTATGGAAAAGCGTTAACTTTCTTAAATACATCCTGGATTCTCCGGCTGAAATGATGTATAAAAAAGAAATGGTTGAGCATTTGTTTTCGGTTTTTTGTTACCAGATGGCAGGAATCATTTCAAAGGAGGACAGCAACTCAATGGGGCAAATGTCCAGACAAGAAGAGATTGTTTTTATTTTTTTAACTGACCTGGCTCAGCATCATCATACAGAAAGAACAGTTGAGTTTTATGCCGCACGGCAGTCGATTACAACCAGACATCTTTCATCAGTCGTAAAATCTATCACCGGAAAGTCTGCCAGTCAGATCATAGCGATTATTGTAATGAATGAGGCTAAGGTTCTTTTAAACTCCTCAAAAAGGTCTGTTTCAGAAATTTCTTCGATACTTGGATTTAGTGATCAATACTCATTTTCTCACTTTTTTAAGAAGCATTTAGAAGTCAGTCCAAGCCAATACAGGAATCAATTCGAGAGATAG
- a CDS encoding Mpo1 family 2-hydroxy fatty acid dioxygenase → MRKIDLFFAEYRGSHKNRINKLIHLICVPLVFWSILGFISLIPSSHFCASYFGCISIVSCATIILVTLFYLRLSLLISLIMLVIMLLMEHLTYTVNVQFGKNSWIFYTVVFMITCLLQLVGHQIEGKKPSFPKDLKFLLIGPIWLVRFVLKKAGIKY, encoded by the coding sequence ATGAGAAAGATAGATTTATTCTTTGCAGAGTATCGGGGAAGCCACAAAAACAGAATTAATAAGCTCATTCATCTTATCTGTGTCCCCCTTGTTTTCTGGTCTATTTTAGGCTTTATTTCTCTTATTCCATCTTCACATTTCTGTGCATCTTATTTCGGATGCATCAGTATTGTAAGTTGTGCTACAATAATCCTGGTCACTTTATTTTATTTAAGACTTTCCTTATTAATAAGCCTGATCATGCTTGTTATTATGCTGCTTATGGAGCATCTAACGTATACAGTCAACGTTCAATTTGGAAAAAATTCCTGGATTTTTTATACTGTTGTCTTTATGATTACCTGTCTCTTACAACTAGTGGGACACCAGATAGAAGGTAAAAAACCATCTTTTCCAAAAGATCTTAAATTCCTTTTGATAGGACCTATCTGGCTGGTAAGGTTTGTCTTAAAAAAAGCAGGAATAAAATATTAA
- a CDS encoding SAM-dependent methyltransferase — MLFLLPAYLSENTPISHFSPVMKDYIMQTDYFFVENEKTARKVIKFFAPEKKQADLRLFLLDKYTQNADIKEAQELMLKGQDFGLLSEAGLPCIADPGNLIVKWCHEKNIRVIPISGPSSIILALISSGFNGQEFTFNGYLPIDKGEKKRQILHLESLVQKTGYSQIFMETPYRNNPLFEDLCKFLSPNTKLCIAANINDPEHEFIKTKTIKDWQKQKPELHKIPAVFVLGV, encoded by the coding sequence ATGCTTTTTTTACTCCCAGCTTATTTATCAGAAAATACTCCTATTAGCCATTTTTCCCCGGTAATGAAAGATTACATTATGCAGACTGATTATTTCTTTGTAGAAAATGAAAAGACGGCGCGAAAGGTGATTAAGTTCTTTGCACCGGAAAAGAAGCAGGCTGATCTTAGATTGTTTTTACTGGATAAATACACGCAAAATGCAGATATCAAAGAAGCTCAGGAATTAATGCTAAAAGGTCAGGATTTTGGCTTGCTGTCAGAAGCAGGGCTACCATGTATTGCTGATCCCGGAAACCTGATCGTGAAATGGTGTCATGAGAAAAACATTAGAGTAATCCCGATTTCGGGACCCTCATCCATTATCCTGGCTTTAATTTCAAGTGGTTTTAACGGGCAGGAGTTTACTTTTAACGGGTATCTTCCTATTGATAAAGGAGAAAAAAAACGACAAATTTTACATTTGGAAAGTCTGGTGCAGAAAACCGGATATTCTCAGATTTTTATGGAAACACCATACCGCAATAACCCGCTTTTTGAAGACTTATGCAAATTTCTATCTCCCAACACAAAGCTTTGTATTGCAGCTAATATTAATGATCCGGAGCACGAGTTCATCAAAACAAAAACGATTAAGGATTGGCAGAAACAAAAACCTGAACTTCATAAAATTCCTGCCGTATTTGTTCTGGGGGTTTAG
- a CDS encoding low molecular weight protein-tyrosine-phosphatase, whose amino-acid sequence MKILMVCLGNICRSPLAEGIMKTKLPDHFFIDSVGTISMHEGEHPDKRAIKTAANHGLDISKQRSRPISDADFENFDKIYCMDIDIYGDVISKAKNEEQRQKVFLFLEAAGNHKNAEVPDPYWGDMNDFEEVYQLLDQACDVISSHILDEYKAN is encoded by the coding sequence ATGAAAATATTGATGGTTTGTTTAGGAAATATATGCAGAAGCCCTTTAGCAGAAGGTATTATGAAGACAAAGCTTCCTGATCATTTTTTTATAGATTCAGTAGGCACCATTTCAATGCATGAAGGAGAACATCCTGATAAGCGCGCTATAAAAACAGCTGCTAACCATGGGTTAGACATTTCAAAGCAACGGTCAAGGCCAATCAGCGATGCGGATTTCGAAAATTTTGATAAAATTTATTGCATGGATATCGACATCTATGGAGATGTTATTTCCAAAGCTAAGAATGAAGAACAGCGGCAGAAGGTGTTTTTATTTCTGGAAGCAGCCGGAAATCATAAAAATGCTGAGGTTCCTGATCCTTATTGGGGAGATATGAATGATTTTGAAGAGGTATATCAGCTTTTGGACCAGGCATGTGATGTGATTAGCAGTCATATTTTGGATGAATATAAAGCGAATTAA
- the dnaA gene encoding chromosomal replication initiator protein DnaA produces MDENLMMIWQKCLQFMRDNLNAAEDNSDLKKLEKSFDLLFDKVQPISLVDNNLTLMVPSDFYKEYIEDNYLSLLSAALKKNIGKGVKLWYSVMENKPNGLEKPVTMNMKGKSVPTPKIQETMPQGFSSNIVNPFVVPGIKKVNIDSNLKSDFSFDNYVEGESNKFAATVARSIAKRPGATAFNPLFLYGGYGVGKTHLGQAVGLEVKSQFPDKVVLYLSSEKFIQQFISAAKAHKQTEFANFYQMVDVLIIDDIQFLSGKSATQDSFFHIFDYLHQNGKQIILTSDKAPVDIMDIQDRIVSRFKWGLSAEIKSPDLETRKKIIVDKLSRDGIVLTEDMLDFLAAEAKTNVRELIGVINSVIAYSTIYKSDLSLELLKDTINKIAANQKKIINIPFIQEVVCDYFGIKREQLLSKTRKREIALPRQLAMYFAKEFTNATFTKIGEEMGGKDHSTVMYACETIKDVSKIDKEVKKYVKELTERIKH; encoded by the coding sequence ATGGATGAAAATTTAATGATGATATGGCAGAAGTGCCTTCAGTTTATGCGTGATAATCTCAACGCAGCTGAAGATAATTCTGACTTAAAAAAACTTGAAAAATCTTTCGACTTGTTGTTTGATAAAGTACAGCCAATTTCTTTGGTTGACAACAATCTTACATTGATGGTACCGAGTGATTTTTACAAAGAGTATATTGAAGATAACTACTTATCTCTACTTTCTGCTGCCCTGAAGAAAAATATAGGAAAAGGAGTAAAATTATGGTATTCGGTAATGGAAAATAAGCCTAACGGCCTGGAAAAACCTGTTACCATGAATATGAAAGGAAAAAGTGTTCCTACTCCAAAAATTCAGGAAACCATGCCACAAGGCTTTTCATCAAATATTGTAAACCCTTTTGTGGTTCCCGGAATTAAAAAAGTAAATATAGATTCTAATCTTAAGTCTGATTTTTCCTTCGACAATTACGTAGAAGGAGAAAGTAATAAATTCGCTGCTACAGTAGCCAGATCTATTGCCAAAAGACCTGGAGCAACAGCTTTCAATCCATTATTTTTATATGGTGGATACGGAGTTGGTAAAACGCACTTGGGACAAGCGGTAGGACTGGAGGTAAAAAGTCAGTTTCCGGATAAAGTAGTTCTTTATTTGTCTTCTGAAAAATTTATACAGCAGTTTATATCAGCAGCAAAAGCACACAAGCAAACTGAGTTTGCGAATTTCTACCAGATGGTAGATGTATTAATTATTGATGATATTCAGTTTCTTTCCGGGAAATCAGCTACCCAGGATAGTTTCTTCCATATTTTTGATTACTTACATCAGAATGGAAAACAGATTATCCTAACTTCTGATAAGGCTCCAGTTGATATTATGGATATTCAGGACAGAATTGTTTCCCGTTTTAAATGGGGGCTTTCTGCAGAAATAAAATCTCCGGATCTGGAAACCCGTAAGAAAATTATCGTCGATAAATTAAGTAGAGACGGAATTGTTCTTACAGAAGATATGTTGGATTTCTTAGCTGCAGAAGCTAAAACCAATGTGAGAGAATTGATTGGTGTAATCAATTCAGTAATAGCATATTCAACAATTTACAAATCTGATTTAAGTCTTGAATTATTAAAAGACACGATCAATAAGATTGCCGCTAACCAGAAAAAAATTATCAATATTCCTTTCATTCAGGAAGTAGTGTGTGATTATTTTGGAATTAAAAGAGAGCAGCTTCTTTCTAAAACAAGAAAAAGAGAGATTGCACTTCCAAGACAATTGGCTATGTATTTCGCTAAAGAATTTACCAATGCTACATTTACTAAAATTGGTGAAGAAATGGGAGGTAAAGATCACTCCACCGTAATGTATGCCTGCGAAACGATAAAAGATGTTTCAAAGATTGATAAAGAAGTGAAAAAATACGTAAAAGAACTTACGGAAAGAATTAAGCACTAA
- a CDS encoding acyl-CoA thioesterase, with product MIHTTHSIRVRYAETDPMKYVYYGNYAEYFEIGRVELFRTIGISYDEIENQGIWLPVSEYKIKYLKPALYDQNLEIHTYVKKIPGVRIEFEYEIYNEEGTKITEASTTLFFLDSKTNKIIKCPDYLLKLIEENWKTEQ from the coding sequence ATGATACATACAACACATTCAATACGAGTACGTTACGCTGAAACAGACCCTATGAAATATGTATACTACGGCAACTACGCTGAGTATTTTGAAATCGGAAGAGTTGAGCTTTTTCGCACCATAGGGATCTCGTATGATGAAATTGAAAACCAGGGAATTTGGCTTCCTGTTTCAGAATATAAAATTAAGTATTTAAAACCAGCTTTGTATGATCAAAATTTAGAAATCCATACGTATGTCAAAAAAATTCCGGGAGTGCGAATAGAATTTGAATATGAAATTTACAATGAAGAAGGCACCAAAATTACAGAAGCCTCTACCACCCTGTTCTTTTTAGACTCTAAAACCAATAAAATCATTAAATGTCCCGATTATTTATTGAAATTAATTGAAGAAAATTGGAAAACCGAACAGTAG
- the pheA gene encoding prephenate dehydratase, translating to MKIAFLGPQASFTQLATTQLFPNEDLFPQANILDCFNAVENGIVDKAVVPLENSIEGTVSMTLDYLYKTPSIKIEAEAVMPIAHHLMIHPDNDIQAIEKIYSHPQALAQSFHFLDSEYKNIQRQDFSSTAAAAKHVSENPERKIAAVANQFAANLYGLKIINRNIQDFEQNHTRFIVISKEKNTYKNDRLEVLGEKSGLLITLPEDHAGGLHQVLSVFAWRKMNLSKIESRTLKTGLGNYFFFINVAGEWHPVLYENAIQELESIHATVDFLGTYKEFLLES from the coding sequence ATGAAGATTGCATTTTTAGGGCCTCAGGCCAGCTTTACTCAGCTTGCGACCACCCAGCTATTTCCTAACGAGGATCTTTTTCCACAGGCTAATATTTTAGATTGTTTCAACGCTGTTGAAAATGGAATTGTTGATAAAGCCGTCGTACCTTTAGAAAATTCGATAGAAGGCACTGTTTCAATGACATTGGATTATTTATATAAAACACCATCCATAAAAATTGAGGCTGAAGCAGTAATGCCTATTGCTCATCACCTGATGATTCATCCTGATAATGATATTCAGGCTATTGAAAAGATTTACTCCCATCCCCAGGCATTAGCACAAAGCTTTCACTTTTTGGATTCGGAATATAAAAACATCCAGAGACAGGATTTTTCATCTACTGCCGCCGCCGCTAAACATGTATCTGAAAATCCTGAGCGTAAAATTGCAGCTGTTGCCAATCAATTTGCCGCCAACCTTTATGGACTTAAAATCATTAACCGGAATATTCAGGATTTTGAACAAAACCACACCCGATTTATCGTCATATCGAAAGAAAAAAACACCTACAAGAATGATCGTCTTGAAGTTTTGGGTGAAAAATCCGGATTATTAATAACATTACCGGAAGATCATGCCGGAGGGCTACATCAGGTGTTATCTGTATTCGCATGGCGAAAAATGAACCTTAGTAAAATTGAATCAAGAACGTTAAAAACAGGACTTGGAAATTATTTTTTCTTTATCAATGTAGCAGGAGAATGGCATCCGGTCTTATATGAAAATGCTATTCAGGAACTGGAATCTATCCACGCAACAGTCGATTTTCTAGGCACTTATAAAGAATTCCTCTTAGAAAGTTAA
- a CDS encoding DUF2339 domain-containing protein: MENSLFILLIIVIVFIYNHLNNKIRKLENKISDLQRGTPKGNVISEIKKEQSDTREILSTPQTQSDTQSISQNQRLSEENIPVSQKDWFNPIVTFFKQNILAIIGIFTLVLGIGYFVKYAIDKNWIGELARVGIGFSIGAAILIIGHFLRKNYTIFSSIILGGGVAILYFTTTIAFREYHLFSLNTAFTITCLITLRSIVLSYYYKSEVLIIFSLVGGFLAPLMISNGTSNYVFLFTYLSVLNIGMLIIVFLKHWKSVGWVSFIFTSLYLLYWTVEKTELLSIYFYLFNYIIFYLFALQDYIRKNTPSTADILLLILINSFNTLGLVYLFNTLGYEPVNLFPIIFAVINGCLLFREYRTKNFGIHYSVFAGITISLITIAVALQFKTHLITSIWAIEATLLLFIWKKTKINIFRTCFYILFPLVIIAQLVTWSQYFTSKQLTVIFNPLFLTSTVTIITTLFNLVLFRQVPESDNQRNVFFESLFKIFSYAIIYFALLFEMAYQLSGKPFVITLNFALLLSIYYSFILLLLSKKMEMSEQFKTGFAYIVLLLIAAHVSVYASELISSIISKEVPKTIYGVYLLYLIPFIYLCWRLLPQLHFFTTKLSYWMVSCTIIMVISYELYHGYMLGNVENISNFYPSQKHFSILYLPIIWAVLASAFIYMGLKKDLNELSKIGFTLIAVMIVKLYAYDVWKMDNISRIIAFILLGVILLLSSFMFQRLKNIIRNLVEKKEENIEHENLKS; the protein is encoded by the coding sequence ATGGAAAATTCCCTCTTTATTCTATTAATTATAGTGATTGTATTTATTTACAATCATTTAAATAATAAAATACGGAAACTCGAAAACAAAATTTCTGATCTGCAAAGAGGTACACCAAAGGGAAATGTAATATCTGAAATAAAAAAAGAACAAAGCGATACAAGGGAAATATTAAGCACCCCACAGACACAATCAGATACCCAATCTATTTCTCAAAACCAAAGACTGTCTGAAGAAAACATTCCTGTCAGCCAAAAAGATTGGTTCAATCCCATCGTTACTTTTTTCAAGCAAAACATTTTAGCTATTATTGGCATATTCACGCTTGTTCTTGGGATTGGCTATTTTGTAAAGTATGCTATTGATAAAAACTGGATTGGAGAACTTGCCAGAGTGGGAATTGGGTTTTCCATAGGAGCAGCAATACTTATTATCGGCCATTTCCTAAGGAAAAATTATACGATCTTCTCATCAATCATTTTGGGTGGAGGTGTTGCTATTTTATATTTTACTACTACGATAGCGTTCAGAGAATATCATTTATTTTCTCTGAATACAGCATTTACCATTACCTGTCTGATTACGCTTCGGTCTATTGTCCTTTCCTACTATTATAAAAGTGAAGTACTCATCATCTTTTCATTAGTAGGTGGCTTTTTAGCTCCTTTAATGATCAGTAACGGAACAAGTAATTATGTATTTTTATTTACCTATTTATCGGTGTTAAATATCGGCATGCTTATCATTGTTTTCTTAAAGCACTGGAAAAGCGTCGGCTGGGTCTCATTCATTTTTACTTCCTTATATTTATTATACTGGACCGTTGAAAAGACCGAACTCCTGAGTATCTATTTTTATCTTTTCAATTATATTATTTTCTATTTATTTGCCCTACAAGATTATATCAGAAAAAACACACCCTCTACTGCTGATATCTTATTATTGATCCTTATCAATTCCTTTAATACATTAGGACTGGTTTACCTATTCAATACATTAGGTTATGAGCCAGTTAACTTATTCCCTATTATCTTTGCAGTGATCAACGGGTGTTTACTTTTCAGAGAGTACCGAACTAAGAACTTTGGAATTCATTATTCTGTTTTTGCAGGTATTACGATAAGTCTTATTACAATTGCGGTTGCTTTACAGTTTAAAACTCATCTCATTACCAGCATATGGGCTATAGAAGCCACCCTTCTTCTTTTTATCTGGAAGAAGACAAAAATCAATATATTCAGGACATGCTTTTATATATTATTTCCATTGGTCATCATAGCTCAGTTGGTAACATGGTCACAATATTTCACCTCCAAACAGCTCACGGTAATTTTTAATCCATTATTCTTAACAAGTACAGTCACCATTATAACAACTCTATTTAATTTAGTATTATTCAGACAAGTTCCAGAATCCGATAACCAGCGGAACGTTTTTTTTGAAAGCTTATTCAAAATATTCAGTTATGCAATTATTTACTTCGCTCTGTTGTTTGAAATGGCCTATCAGCTTTCAGGAAAACCTTTTGTTATAACTCTTAATTTTGCATTATTACTTAGTATATATTATAGTTTCATCCTGCTATTGTTAAGTAAAAAAATGGAAATGAGCGAACAATTCAAAACCGGGTTTGCTTATATTGTGTTATTACTTATTGCAGCTCATGTTTCCGTATACGCTTCAGAACTCATATCCTCGATTATATCGAAAGAGGTTCCAAAAACAATTTACGGCGTATATCTATTATATTTAATTCCTTTTATATATCTATGCTGGAGACTTTTACCACAACTTCATTTCTTTACAACAAAACTATCATATTGGATGGTTTCCTGTACTATAATTATGGTCATCAGCTACGAACTTTATCATGGGTACATGCTAGGAAATGTCGAAAATATTTCAAATTTCTATCCTTCACAAAAACACTTTAGTATTTTATATTTACCCATCATATGGGCCGTTCTTGCTAGTGCTTTTATTTATATGGGCTTGAAAAAAGATCTTAATGAGCTTAGCAAGATAGGATTTACCCTCATTGCTGTTATGATTGTAAAGCTATACGCATATGATGTCTGGAAAATGGATAATATTTCCAGGATCATTGCATTTATTCTATTAGGAGTTATTTTATTATTAAGCTCCTTCATGTTTCAAAGATTAAAAAACATCATTAGAAATCTGGTTGAAAAAAAAGAAGAGAACATTGAACATGAAAATTTAAAATCCTAA
- a CDS encoding replication-associated recombination protein A: MNQNIPLAEKLRPKTLDEVLGQEHLTGEKGTIRKMIENDALNSLIFWGPPGTGKTTLAEIISEKSGRKFYKLSAVSSGVKDVRDVIDEAKKQNLFSGKSPILFIDEIHRFNKSQQDSLLHAVEKGWIVLIGATTENPSFEVVSALLSRSQVYILKALSYEKLEELVDIASKRYNDDENTDFKFIEKEALIQYSGGDARKLINSVELVLNQYKNSDLKEVSNEDVLAILQETMALYDKNGEQHYDIISAFIKSMRGSDPNGAVYWLARMIAGGEDIKFIARRMLILAAEDIGLANPNALVVANNCFQAVNVIGNPEARIILSEAAVYLAVSPKSNSAYMAINDALALVKQTGNLPVPLHLRNAPTKLMKDLNYGKEYKYAHSYEGSFVNQDFLPEEIKDVKLYEPGNNATEKKIYEELKKKWNNKY, encoded by the coding sequence TTGAATCAAAATATTCCATTAGCTGAAAAATTAAGACCCAAAACTCTGGATGAAGTACTTGGGCAGGAACATCTTACCGGTGAAAAAGGAACCATAAGAAAGATGATTGAAAATGACGCCCTGAATTCTTTGATTTTTTGGGGACCACCCGGAACGGGGAAAACAACCCTAGCGGAAATAATTTCTGAAAAATCCGGAAGAAAATTTTATAAGCTATCTGCTGTTTCTTCTGGCGTTAAAGACGTTAGAGATGTTATTGACGAAGCTAAAAAACAAAATTTATTTTCAGGGAAGTCACCGATCTTGTTTATTGACGAGATTCATCGTTTTAATAAGTCTCAGCAGGATTCGTTGTTGCATGCAGTAGAAAAAGGGTGGATTGTGCTGATTGGTGCAACCACAGAAAATCCCAGTTTTGAAGTCGTTTCAGCTTTGCTTTCCAGAAGCCAGGTGTATATATTGAAAGCGTTGAGTTATGAAAAGCTGGAAGAACTTGTGGATATAGCGTCAAAGAGATACAATGATGATGAGAATACGGATTTTAAATTTATAGAAAAAGAAGCGCTGATCCAATATTCCGGAGGTGATGCCCGAAAGCTAATTAATTCGGTTGAGCTGGTTCTAAACCAGTATAAAAATTCCGATCTGAAAGAAGTGTCCAATGAAGATGTTCTTGCGATTCTTCAGGAGACCATGGCACTATATGATAAAAACGGAGAACAACATTATGATATTATTTCGGCATTTATAAAGTCAATGCGGGGGAGTGATCCTAATGGAGCTGTATATTGGCTGGCAAGGATGATTGCCGGTGGAGAGGATATTAAATTTATTGCCAGAAGGATGCTTATTCTGGCTGCTGAGGATATTGGCCTTGCCAATCCTAATGCACTGGTTGTTGCTAATAATTGTTTTCAGGCGGTTAATGTCATTGGTAATCCGGAAGCAAGGATTATTTTAAGTGAAGCAGCTGTGTATCTTGCGGTGTCACCCAAAAGTAATTCTGCTTATATGGCTATTAATGATGCTTTAGCATTAGTGAAACAAACGGGAAATCTGCCTGTTCCGTTACATCTTAGAAATGCTCCTACCAAACTGATGAAAGATCTGAATTATGGCAAAGAGTATAAGTATGCACATTCTTATGAAGGCAGCTTTGTGAATCAGGATTTTCTTCCCGAAGAGATTAAAGATGTAAAGCTATATGAGCCGGGAAATAATGCAACCGAGAAAAAGATTTATGAAGAGCTTAAGAAAAAGTGGAATAATAAATATTAG
- the yidD gene encoding membrane protein insertion efficiency factor YidD, producing MKLTIHKIITFPLVILIKFYQWFISPLLPKNCRYEPTCSHYMVEALQTHGIFKGLWLGIRRILKCHPWGGSGYDPVPPKIKNSIHKLSKK from the coding sequence TTGAAACTTACAATCCATAAAATCATAACATTTCCTTTGGTAATTTTAATCAAATTCTACCAATGGTTTATTTCGCCCTTACTTCCGAAAAACTGCCGTTATGAACCCACCTGTTCACATTATATGGTGGAGGCTTTGCAGACACATGGCATTTTTAAGGGTTTATGGCTAGGGATTAGAAGGATTTTAAAATGTCACCCATGGGGAGGAAGTGGATACGATCCAGTTCCCCCTAAAATTAAAAATTCAATACATAAACTATCAAAAAAATAG